The Mycolicibacterium flavescens genome has a segment encoding these proteins:
- a CDS encoding FAD/FMN-dependent dehydrogenase, with amino-acid sequence MESPLADLVDALPEGAVVTDPDILGSYRQDRAFDPNAGTPLAVVRPRSTQEVQAVLRWATANKIAVVPRGMGTGLSGGASALDGAIVLTTEKMRDIAVDPVTRTAVVQPGLLNAEVKKAVAEFGLWYPPDPSSFEICSIGGNVATNAGGLCCVKYGVTTDYVLGLQVVLADGTAVRLGGPRLKDVAGLPLTKLFVGSEGTLGVVTEVTLKLLPAQSAACTVVAAFGSVESAAAAVVAITARIRPSMLEFMDSAAINAVEDKLKMGLDRSAAAMLVAASDDRGPSGAEDARFMADVFTEHGAKEVFSTSDPEEGEAFVAARRFCIPAVELKGSLLLEDVGVPLPALADLVGGVAKIAANHELLISVIAHAGDGNTHPLIVYDPADPAMTDRAHQAFGEIMDLAVSLGGTITGEHGVGRLKRPWLAGQIGPEAMELNRRIKAALDPDNLLNPGAAI; translated from the coding sequence GTGGAGTCACCCCTGGCCGATCTGGTCGACGCGCTGCCCGAGGGAGCCGTCGTCACCGATCCGGACATCCTGGGGTCATACCGGCAGGACCGGGCGTTCGACCCGAACGCGGGCACACCGCTGGCGGTGGTGCGTCCGCGCAGCACCCAAGAGGTACAAGCCGTACTGCGCTGGGCGACCGCGAACAAGATCGCTGTGGTGCCACGCGGTATGGGCACCGGCCTGTCCGGCGGCGCATCGGCCCTCGACGGCGCCATCGTGCTGACGACCGAGAAGATGCGCGACATCGCCGTCGACCCGGTGACGCGCACCGCCGTCGTCCAACCTGGTCTGCTCAATGCGGAGGTCAAGAAGGCGGTCGCGGAGTTCGGGCTGTGGTATCCGCCGGACCCGTCGTCGTTCGAGATCTGCAGCATCGGCGGCAACGTTGCCACCAATGCCGGTGGCCTGTGCTGCGTGAAGTACGGCGTCACAACGGATTACGTGCTCGGCCTGCAGGTGGTGCTCGCCGACGGCACCGCGGTGCGGCTCGGCGGTCCGCGGCTCAAAGACGTCGCCGGGCTGCCGCTGACCAAGCTGTTCGTCGGCAGCGAGGGCACGCTCGGCGTGGTGACCGAGGTGACGTTGAAGCTGCTGCCCGCGCAGTCGGCGGCGTGCACTGTGGTCGCGGCCTTCGGCTCGGTGGAATCCGCGGCGGCGGCCGTCGTCGCTATCACGGCCAGGATCCGGCCTTCGATGCTGGAGTTCATGGACTCGGCGGCCATCAACGCCGTCGAGGACAAGCTGAAGATGGGCCTCGACCGCAGCGCTGCCGCGATGCTGGTGGCCGCCTCTGACGACCGTGGTCCGTCCGGCGCCGAAGACGCCCGGTTCATGGCCGACGTCTTCACCGAACACGGCGCCAAGGAAGTGTTCTCGACGTCGGACCCCGAGGAGGGCGAGGCCTTCGTCGCCGCGCGGCGGTTCTGCATTCCGGCCGTGGAGTTGAAGGGCTCGCTGCTGCTCGAGGACGTCGGAGTTCCATTGCCCGCGTTGGCCGATCTCGTCGGCGGCGTGGCCAAGATCGCGGCCAACCACGAACTGCTGATCTCGGTGATCGCGCATGCGGGCGACGGCAACACGCATCCGCTGATCGTCTACGACCCCGCCGATCCCGCGATGACCGACCGCGCCCACCAGGCGTTCGGCGAGATCATGGATCTGGCCGTGAGCCTGGGCGGCACGATCACCGGCGAACACGGGGTCGGCAGGCTGAAGCGGCCGTGGCTGGCCGGTCAGATCGGCCCGGAGGCGATGGAGCTCAACCGGCGGATCAAGGCCGCGCTCGATCCGGACAACCTCCTCAACCCGGGTGCCGCGATTTGA
- a CDS encoding response regulator containing a CheY-like receiver domain and an HTH DNA-binding domain encodes MISGDPLAGRDGELAIIRRALSGGADASGVVLVGAAGVGKTRLAREVLRLADRAGDRTNWIVGTESAKALPLGAFTAVIDEAVAEPVPNIRRLVNSLVGQHRHGRTLIGVDDAHLLDGLSAHVVHQLAQARAARLVVTLRAGADEPDAITALWKDGLLVRLDLAPLSVDAARAVIEQILGGAVDARSAHRFWKLTGGNALFLRQLVTDQIDAGRLRQTAGVWIWDGGVAVSQSISDMVGRQLRELTPAVALVVDTLSQCEPLEVDALCDVVDRDALETAERLRLVTVERSGAHLAARLAHPLFGELRRATAGELYLSTIRGRLANRLAQDGESDGQATVRRALLALESDLPPDTELFLTAARGAMTLLDLELADRFATAAADAGAAEAPGLRALNLFLLGRGAQVEEVLSRMVGDGTASAHRWSIVRAANLIWMLGRIDDACAVLTRLASGPESTAEQFARMAVEACVDAASARCDAAAQKATAALESGLLTDFDAMLAAVALTMALGALGRADELTAVAESALERAMTSFQASHMRFWFASVYARACRLTGHVDECEAMTRRIADSAKEMPSLAYANLASLLGNAELMRGNVRAGVTLLHEALAGVQRHGVTSGLRPATCFALAEAHAKLGEGKAAEHAIAEACESVPPDYVFMQTALSIATGWSLVANGCVTDANATVRAAAFQARTRRQPTHELACHQAAAQWGDTSCAKPARELADALGLPLADAVARHTEALAADDGEGLLAAADAYRTIGDRAAAADAAAQAAVAFTRGQHRKRGLYAAAVAKELSDACGGLCTPALRVPASQPLTGRQREIVEFVVAGLSNREIAERLVMSVRSVEGHIYRACQRVGASSREELAAIARQGPAR; translated from the coding sequence GTGATCAGCGGGGATCCGCTGGCGGGACGTGACGGCGAACTGGCAATCATTCGTCGCGCACTCAGCGGGGGCGCCGACGCATCCGGCGTCGTGCTCGTCGGCGCCGCAGGGGTGGGCAAGACCCGGCTCGCACGTGAGGTGCTTCGGCTCGCCGACCGCGCGGGCGACCGCACGAACTGGATCGTCGGCACCGAATCCGCGAAAGCGCTACCGCTGGGCGCGTTCACCGCCGTCATCGACGAGGCCGTTGCCGAGCCGGTGCCCAACATACGCCGACTGGTCAATTCCCTTGTCGGCCAACATCGTCACGGCCGCACCCTGATCGGGGTCGACGACGCGCATCTGCTCGACGGGCTGTCCGCGCACGTGGTGCATCAGCTTGCGCAGGCCCGGGCGGCCCGTCTGGTCGTCACCCTTCGCGCGGGCGCCGACGAACCCGATGCGATCACCGCGCTGTGGAAGGACGGACTGCTCGTCCGCCTCGACCTCGCACCGCTGTCCGTCGACGCGGCCCGCGCCGTGATCGAGCAGATCCTCGGTGGTGCGGTCGACGCCCGTAGTGCTCACCGGTTCTGGAAGCTGACCGGCGGCAACGCCCTCTTCCTGCGCCAGTTGGTCACCGATCAGATCGACGCAGGCCGGCTACGGCAGACGGCTGGGGTATGGATCTGGGACGGCGGCGTGGCGGTGTCGCAGAGCATCAGTGACATGGTCGGGCGCCAACTGCGTGAACTGACCCCGGCTGTCGCCCTCGTCGTCGACACGCTGTCGCAGTGCGAACCGCTGGAGGTCGACGCCCTGTGCGACGTCGTGGACCGGGACGCGCTGGAGACCGCCGAGCGGTTGCGGCTGGTGACCGTCGAGCGAAGCGGGGCCCATTTGGCGGCGCGCCTGGCCCATCCGCTGTTCGGCGAATTGCGTCGGGCCACCGCCGGCGAGCTCTACCTGTCGACGATCCGCGGCAGGTTGGCCAACCGGCTCGCCCAGGACGGTGAGTCCGACGGTCAGGCGACGGTGCGACGGGCACTGCTCGCGCTCGAATCAGACCTGCCACCGGACACCGAGCTCTTCCTGACGGCGGCTCGGGGCGCAATGACGCTGCTCGACCTCGAACTGGCCGACCGGTTCGCGACCGCGGCAGCCGACGCCGGTGCCGCCGAGGCGCCGGGGCTGCGCGCGTTGAACCTCTTCCTGCTCGGCCGCGGCGCGCAGGTCGAGGAAGTGTTGAGCCGGATGGTCGGCGACGGCACCGCAAGCGCACACCGCTGGTCGATTGTGAGGGCGGCCAACCTGATCTGGATGCTCGGCCGCATCGACGACGCGTGTGCGGTGCTGACCCGGCTGGCATCGGGTCCCGAGTCGACGGCCGAGCAGTTCGCGCGCATGGCCGTCGAAGCGTGCGTCGACGCCGCATCGGCGCGATGTGACGCCGCAGCCCAAAAGGCCACGGCCGCACTGGAGTCGGGACTGCTGACCGACTTCGACGCGATGTTGGCGGCTGTGGCGCTGACGATGGCGCTTGGTGCGCTCGGCCGGGCCGACGAACTTACCGCGGTCGCGGAGTCGGCGCTGGAGCGGGCGATGACGTCGTTTCAGGCGTCGCACATGCGGTTCTGGTTCGCCAGCGTGTATGCCCGGGCCTGCCGGTTGACCGGACATGTCGACGAATGTGAGGCTATGACACGGCGAATCGCGGACTCCGCCAAAGAGATGCCGAGCCTGGCCTACGCCAATCTGGCGTCGCTGCTGGGTAACGCCGAACTCATGCGGGGCAACGTCCGCGCAGGGGTGACGCTGTTGCACGAGGCGTTGGCCGGTGTGCAAAGGCATGGTGTGACAAGCGGTTTGCGGCCGGCCACCTGTTTCGCCCTGGCCGAGGCGCACGCGAAACTGGGTGAGGGGAAGGCGGCCGAGCACGCAATCGCCGAGGCGTGTGAGAGCGTGCCACCCGACTACGTGTTCATGCAGACGGCGCTGAGCATCGCCACCGGTTGGTCCTTGGTGGCCAACGGATGCGTCACAGACGCCAACGCCACCGTGCGAGCGGCGGCGTTCCAAGCCCGCACGCGTCGCCAGCCCACTCACGAGCTGGCGTGTCATCAGGCGGCGGCGCAGTGGGGTGACACATCGTGCGCCAAGCCCGCACGTGAACTCGCCGACGCACTCGGGTTGCCGTTGGCCGATGCCGTTGCGCGCCATACAGAAGCGCTGGCCGCCGACGACGGCGAAGGATTGCTCGCGGCCGCCGACGCCTACCGCACCATCGGTGACCGGGCGGCCGCAGCGGACGCCGCCGCGCAAGCGGCGGTCGCGTTCACCCGCGGCCAGCACCGCAAGCGCGGCCTGTATGCCGCCGCCGTGGCCAAAGAACTCAGCGACGCCTGCGGGGGACTGTGCACACCGGCCCTGAGGGTTCCGGCCAGTCAACCGCTGACCGGCCGTCAGCGCGAGATCGTCGAGTTCGTGGTGGCCGGTTTGTCGAACCGTGAAATCGCCGAGCGGCTGGTGATGTCGGTGCGCAGCGTCGAGGGCCACATCTATCGCGCGTGCCAACGGGTCGGGGCGAGTTCTCGTGAGGAACTCGCCGCAATCGCCAGGCAGGGCCCTGCTCGCTAA
- the fadD_3 gene encoding AMP-dependent synthetase and ligase → MDEIHYRNAGFGDWATRRAFLCGDRVALIDGDRRITYTEFDRRTNRLAQAFHACGVRQGDRVAGLMTNCSAFLETLFATGKLGAVFVPINFRLAAPEVAYLLCDSGAVAFVWSNGLSAVARAAYANEAVRVRTRVVVGGEVEDGETDFEQLLASGEDRPADADIAGSDLCCLPYTSGTTGRPKGAMLTHDNLFWNTINGVCAGRGLREGDRTVTAAPLFHIGGLSVHTLPLIYVGGTNVLLPAFSPPEVLAAMVRERATVQFLVPAMWAALMAVPNFESYDLSALELAVSAGAPCPMPVLEYFRAGGVPFQGSFGLTETGGVTLLDADHVTEKFGSVGRSLFHVQTRVVDDQDRDVATDMVGEVVVRGPAVFAGYWKKPEATAEAIRGGWFHTGDLGRMDADGFITLVDRKNDMIITGGENVYPVEVEQVLYRHSAVHEVAVVGVADPKWGETPIAVVALEDGARATEDELIAYARERLAHFKCPTRVEYVPELPRNASGKVLKTALRDEFDGRPSRR, encoded by the coding sequence ATGGACGAGATCCACTACCGCAATGCCGGATTCGGCGACTGGGCGACCCGCCGTGCCTTCCTCTGCGGTGACCGGGTCGCCCTGATCGACGGGGACCGCCGGATCACCTACACCGAATTCGACCGGCGCACCAATCGGCTGGCGCAGGCGTTCCACGCGTGTGGCGTGCGGCAGGGTGACCGCGTGGCCGGGCTGATGACCAACTGCTCCGCCTTTCTCGAGACGCTGTTCGCCACCGGCAAGCTCGGCGCGGTGTTCGTACCCATCAATTTCCGGCTTGCCGCACCCGAAGTCGCCTACCTGCTCTGTGATTCCGGTGCGGTCGCCTTCGTGTGGTCAAATGGGCTATCGGCGGTCGCACGGGCGGCGTACGCCAACGAGGCCGTTCGAGTGCGGACGCGGGTGGTGGTCGGCGGTGAAGTCGAGGATGGGGAAACGGACTTCGAGCAACTCCTCGCCAGCGGTGAGGATCGCCCTGCGGACGCCGACATCGCCGGTAGCGACTTGTGTTGCCTACCATACACTTCGGGCACGACGGGCCGGCCCAAGGGAGCGATGCTCACCCACGACAACCTGTTCTGGAATACGATCAACGGCGTTTGCGCCGGGAGAGGGCTACGCGAAGGGGACCGGACCGTCACGGCGGCGCCGTTGTTTCACATCGGTGGGCTCAGCGTGCACACTCTGCCGCTGATCTACGTCGGCGGCACCAACGTGTTACTGCCCGCTTTCAGCCCCCCGGAAGTGCTAGCCGCGATGGTGCGTGAACGCGCCACGGTCCAGTTTCTCGTACCGGCGATGTGGGCGGCGCTCATGGCCGTGCCCAATTTTGAGTCCTACGATTTGTCGGCGCTCGAATTGGCCGTCAGCGCGGGCGCACCGTGTCCGATGCCGGTGCTCGAGTACTTCCGGGCCGGTGGTGTTCCGTTCCAGGGGAGCTTCGGTCTCACCGAAACCGGAGGCGTCACGCTCCTCGACGCCGACCACGTCACGGAGAAGTTCGGTTCTGTCGGCCGATCGCTCTTCCACGTGCAGACCCGTGTCGTGGACGACCAGGACCGCGACGTCGCCACCGACATGGTGGGTGAAGTCGTGGTCCGCGGACCCGCCGTTTTCGCGGGCTACTGGAAGAAGCCCGAAGCGACAGCCGAAGCGATCCGTGGCGGGTGGTTCCACACCGGCGACCTGGGACGCATGGATGCGGACGGTTTCATCACCTTGGTCGACCGGAAGAACGACATGATCATCACCGGCGGTGAGAACGTCTACCCGGTCGAGGTCGAGCAGGTGCTCTATCGCCACTCGGCAGTCCATGAGGTCGCGGTGGTCGGCGTCGCGGACCCCAAATGGGGCGAAACACCGATCGCGGTGGTCGCCCTCGAGGACGGTGCGCGGGCCACTGAGGACGAACTGATCGCATACGCGCGGGAGCGGTTGGCCCATTTCAAGTGCCCCACCCGGGTGGAGTACGTCCCGGAACTGCCCCGCAACGCTTCGGGCAAGGTGCTCAAGACGGCGCTGCGCGACGAATTCGACGGCCGACCGTCACGCCGTTAG